The following are from one region of the Amycolatopsis sp. QT-25 genome:
- the purU gene encoding formyltetrahydrofolate deformylase has product MVCVSNPERRHVISFGCPDRTGIIARISGFLAEHGGWIVEAAYHTDPDTGWFFTRQVVRADSLPFDATELRVRFAEVAKSLSAESSWQISDTGERRRVVILVSKAGHCLYDLLGRVAAGELDVDVAAVIGNHASLGDITRAHGIPFHHVPFPAGDASAKASAFAAVRELVDEHDPHAVVLARFMQVLPAELCEAWAGRVLNIHHSFLPSFVGARPYHQAHARGVKLIGATCHYVTADLDAGPIVDQDVIRVDHGDSVEDLVRKGRDIEKVTLARGLRWHLEGRVLVHGNRTVVF; this is encoded by the coding sequence ATGGTGTGCGTGTCGAACCCTGAACGTCGCCATGTGATCTCCTTCGGCTGCCCCGACCGCACGGGCATCATCGCCCGGATCTCGGGTTTCCTCGCCGAACACGGCGGTTGGATCGTCGAAGCGGCGTACCACACGGATCCGGACACCGGCTGGTTCTTCACCCGCCAGGTCGTCCGCGCCGACTCGCTCCCGTTCGACGCCACCGAACTTCGTGTCCGCTTCGCCGAGGTCGCGAAGTCGCTTTCGGCCGAGTCCAGCTGGCAGATCAGCGACACCGGCGAGCGCCGCCGCGTCGTGATCCTCGTCTCCAAGGCCGGACACTGCCTCTACGACCTCCTCGGCCGGGTCGCTGCCGGGGAACTGGACGTCGACGTCGCCGCCGTCATCGGCAACCACGCGTCGCTGGGTGACATCACCCGCGCCCACGGCATCCCGTTCCATCACGTCCCGTTCCCCGCCGGCGACGCTTCCGCCAAGGCGTCCGCCTTCGCCGCGGTGCGGGAACTGGTCGACGAACACGACCCGCACGCCGTCGTCCTCGCGCGGTTCATGCAGGTCCTGCCCGCGGAACTGTGCGAGGCGTGGGCCGGGCGGGTGCTCAACATCCACCACAGCTTCCTGCCGTCGTTCGTCGGCGCACGGCCGTACCACCAGGCCCACGCGCGCGGGGTGAAGCTCATCGGCGCGACCTGCCATTACGTCACCGCCGACCTCGACGCGGGCCCCATCGTCGACCAGGACGTCATCCGCGTCGACCACGGCGACTCGGTCGAGGACCTGGTGCGCAAGGGCCGCGACATCGAGAAGGTGACGCTGGCGCGCGGGCTGCGGTGGCATCTCGAGGGCCGCGTGCTGGTGCACGGGAACCGGACTGTCGTCTTCTAG
- a CDS encoding DUF2505 domain-containing protein, with translation MASRIEHRSTFSADVATTFEAVAGEAALRARLERIGGDDAELLEYVPAGDGVRYKLRQGISSDKLPSAVRTLHRGDLIVEREQTWKAAGAGYTGTATASVSGVPGEITAKTSLTGEGGQATLVNSGEVKVRIPFVGGKLEGVIAEQVTKLLEREAEFVVKWLAER, from the coding sequence ATGGCCTCCCGTATCGAGCACCGCTCAACGTTCTCCGCAGACGTCGCGACCACGTTCGAGGCGGTCGCCGGCGAGGCGGCGCTGCGGGCCAGGCTGGAGCGGATCGGCGGTGACGACGCGGAGCTGCTGGAGTACGTCCCGGCCGGGGACGGCGTGCGCTACAAGCTGCGTCAGGGCATCAGCTCGGACAAGCTCCCCTCGGCCGTGCGGACGCTGCACCGGGGCGATCTGATCGTCGAGCGCGAGCAGACCTGGAAGGCCGCCGGAGCCGGCTACACCGGCACCGCGACGGCATCGGTCTCGGGCGTGCCGGGCGAGATCACCGCGAAGACGTCGCTCACCGGCGAAGGCGGGCAGGCGACGCTGGTCAACAGCGGCGAGGTCAAGGTGCGGATCCCGTTCGTCGGCGGGAAGCTGGAAGGCGTGATCGCCGAACAGGTCACCAAACTGCTGGAACGCGAGGCCGAATTCGTCGTGAAGTGGCTGGCCGAGCGCTGA
- a CDS encoding YbaK/EbsC family protein, whose translation MTDWTIAGTLTVVPALSRPDLLAEPVAKALAALPDPDAAGVVEIDAELADTAAFCEAYGSPLSASANCVVVAGKRAGEVRFAAAMILATTRADVNGAVKRRLDVRKASFAPMDEAVSLTGMEYGGITPVGLPEGWPILIDQRVADEPELVVGSGIRGGKLLISGSTLASLPGAEVIDGLARPVE comes from the coding sequence GTGACTGACTGGACCATCGCCGGAACCCTCACCGTCGTCCCCGCCCTCTCCCGCCCGGACCTGCTCGCCGAGCCCGTCGCCAAGGCACTCGCCGCCCTTCCCGATCCGGACGCCGCCGGCGTCGTCGAGATCGACGCCGAGCTCGCCGACACCGCCGCCTTCTGCGAGGCGTACGGCTCACCGCTCTCCGCGTCCGCGAACTGTGTCGTCGTCGCCGGCAAACGCGCCGGCGAAGTCCGCTTCGCCGCCGCGATGATCCTCGCGACCACCCGCGCCGACGTGAACGGCGCCGTCAAGCGCCGCCTCGACGTCCGCAAGGCCTCCTTCGCCCCGATGGACGAGGCCGTCTCGCTCACCGGCATGGAGTACGGCGGCATCACGCCGGTCGGCCTGCCGGAGGGCTGGCCGATCCTGATCGACCAGCGCGTCGCGGACGAACCCGAGCTGGTCGTCGGCAGCGGTATCCGCGGTGGCAAGCTGCTGATCTCGGGCTCGACCCTCGCGTCCCTGCCCGGTGCCGAAGTGATCGACGGTCTCGCGCGTCCCGTCGAGTGA
- a CDS encoding ABC transporter substrate-binding protein, which produces MRWTRNVRVGAVLAAAVLGMTACGGGDDAAAPAAQGKGGAPIVVASFNFTDSVILAELYANALEAKGYPITRKLNLGSRELIYPALKSGELQFVPEYQGAAISTGFGKEAAKDAQGEHEQLKKLFEPDGIALLEQSPAENKNTYIVKADLAKEKGLAKISDLSKVDNVVVAGAPECAERLPCFKGFTDVYKLKATFQTVQEAGPRVEQLRSGKVTVIPVDSVSPLVGDPQFVALEDDLAIVPTENVVPAVNKKVLDERGADFTAAVNAVSKALDTVQLRELNKRVDADGEKPGDVAKEWLQEKSLI; this is translated from the coding sequence GTGCGCTGGACACGGAATGTTCGAGTGGGCGCGGTGCTCGCCGCCGCCGTCCTCGGTATGACCGCCTGTGGGGGTGGCGACGACGCGGCGGCCCCGGCCGCGCAGGGCAAGGGCGGGGCGCCGATCGTGGTCGCCTCCTTCAACTTCACCGACAGCGTGATCCTCGCCGAGCTGTACGCGAACGCGCTGGAGGCCAAGGGCTACCCGATCACCCGCAAGCTGAACCTCGGTTCGCGCGAGCTGATCTACCCGGCGCTGAAGTCCGGTGAGCTCCAGTTCGTCCCGGAGTATCAGGGTGCCGCCATCAGCACCGGATTCGGCAAGGAAGCCGCGAAGGACGCGCAGGGCGAACACGAGCAGCTCAAGAAGCTGTTCGAGCCCGACGGCATCGCCCTGCTGGAGCAGTCGCCGGCGGAGAACAAGAACACCTACATCGTGAAGGCCGATCTCGCCAAGGAGAAGGGGCTGGCGAAGATCAGCGATCTGTCCAAGGTCGACAACGTCGTCGTCGCCGGCGCGCCCGAGTGCGCGGAGCGGCTCCCCTGCTTCAAGGGCTTCACCGACGTCTACAAGCTGAAGGCCACCTTCCAGACCGTGCAGGAGGCGGGCCCGCGTGTCGAGCAGCTGCGGTCCGGCAAGGTCACCGTCATCCCCGTCGACTCGGTGAGCCCGCTCGTCGGCGACCCGCAGTTCGTGGCGCTGGAGGACGACCTCGCCATCGTGCCGACCGAGAACGTCGTGCCCGCGGTGAACAAGAAGGTCCTCGACGAGCGCGGCGCCGACTTCACGGCCGCCGTCAACGCCGTGAGCAAGGCCCTCGACACCGTGCAACTGCGTGAGCTGAACAAGCGCGTCGACGCCGACGGCGAGAAGCCGGGCGACGTCGCGAAGGAGTGGCTGCAGGAAAAGTCGCTCATCTGA
- a CDS encoding SRPBCC family protein, with protein sequence MGKVTAVAERTIEASADKVRALVADYTETRPKLLTEHYRDYEVTEGGVGAGTKARWKLQATSKRVRDVAATVTEPSEGTLVETDANSSMVTTWTVREVPAGSLVRIQTTWDGAGGIGGFFEKTFAPGGLKRIYEGVLGKLAEVV encoded by the coding sequence ATGGGAAAGGTCACGGCCGTCGCGGAGCGCACCATCGAGGCGTCGGCGGACAAGGTCAGGGCGCTCGTCGCGGACTACACCGAAACCCGGCCGAAGCTGCTGACGGAGCACTACCGCGACTACGAGGTCACCGAAGGCGGTGTCGGCGCGGGCACGAAGGCGCGCTGGAAGCTCCAGGCGACGTCGAAGCGTGTGCGTGACGTCGCCGCGACGGTGACCGAGCCGTCCGAAGGCACCCTCGTCGAAACCGACGCGAACTCCAGCATGGTCACCACCTGGACCGTCCGCGAGGTACCGGCGGGCAGCCTCGTCCGCATCCAGACGACCTGGGACGGCGCGGGTGGCATCGGCGGCTTCTTCGAGAAGACCTTCGCGCCCGGCGGGCTCAAGCGGATCTACGAGGGAGTGCTCGGCAAACTCGCCGAGGTCGTGTAG
- a CDS encoding VTT domain-containing protein, translating into MELLEYVTGLLEGTLGSPWLWVIVFLVSGLDALLPFMPSETTVVTVAVLIGTDLPQLALLALVAALGAWLGDCLGYTVGAAAGPRALSRLQRGPDGIRRYEWAKIQVRRNAVLLILAARYLPGGRVASGLANGSLGYPPGKFVPLDALGTSIWAVYSVLIGLVGGAAFADEPEKGLLLSFALGLLLVAAIEIGRRVRVRILTRRRAAAGTSDNGVRVEP; encoded by the coding sequence GTGGAACTGCTGGAGTACGTCACCGGGCTGCTCGAGGGCACGCTGGGATCGCCCTGGCTGTGGGTGATCGTGTTCCTCGTGTCCGGGTTGGACGCGCTCCTGCCGTTCATGCCGAGCGAGACCACCGTCGTCACCGTCGCCGTCCTGATCGGCACGGACCTCCCCCAGCTGGCGCTGCTCGCGCTGGTCGCCGCGCTCGGGGCCTGGCTGGGCGACTGCCTCGGCTACACCGTCGGCGCGGCCGCGGGCCCGCGAGCGCTCTCCCGCCTGCAACGCGGTCCGGACGGGATCCGGCGCTACGAATGGGCGAAGATCCAGGTGCGGCGCAACGCCGTCCTGCTGATCCTCGCCGCCCGTTATCTGCCCGGTGGCCGGGTCGCGAGCGGGCTCGCCAACGGCAGTCTCGGCTATCCGCCGGGCAAGTTCGTCCCGCTCGACGCCCTCGGCACGAGTATCTGGGCGGTGTACAGCGTCCTCATCGGTCTTGTGGGCGGAGCGGCCTTCGCGGACGAGCCGGAGAAGGGCCTTCTGCTGTCCTTCGCGCTCGGCCTGCTGCTGGTCGCGGCGATCGAGATCGGGCGGCGGGTCCGGGTGCGCATCCTGACCCGGCGCCGCGCGGCGGCCGGGACCAGCGACAATGGTGTGCGTGTCGAACCCTGA
- a CDS encoding aromatic amino acid lyase, which yields MRLSTKNFSLASAFEADFLEIDLAVLAGLGENRARVLAALCDRPVYGVNTGMGRLAGVASPASSAHQRNLLIGRAVGGPPWLSAGEVRWLLLVRLRDLLAPEAGASPELVTFLVDRLNEGFTPAVPRTGLGSAGEIIPLAHAFQTFLGVGTVLMDGVETPASEVLARPYEPGPKEGATLIQGSPLAETLAAFALTEVRRLIDAQTLAAAIAIDVLGAPQAIYRPSLAGDDRVLRSVLLEVGGLIHGALERGEVVQGPVSVRVAPRGIAHLTRVAGELDEVLGRSAPTDSPVFLDGEFVSTTGFHAVELGLRMDAVTAALVHLGEVSAQRTHRLLDERFSGLPAQLAMDPGPQAGLVPLHKRAVGELHALRRLATPATLGSVDTSAGQEDVQAFAWAAGNQLRDACARMFAITACELITGSQARWLADGEGAPGLRATYEWLRELVPPVEVDRSLGPEVTALVSVLRSGRPRATGSPARAESPSG from the coding sequence GTGAGACTGTCCACCAAGAACTTCTCGCTGGCTTCGGCGTTCGAGGCCGACTTCCTCGAAATCGACCTCGCGGTGCTCGCCGGCCTCGGTGAGAACCGCGCTCGCGTTCTCGCGGCGCTGTGCGACCGCCCCGTCTACGGCGTGAACACCGGGATGGGGCGGCTCGCGGGAGTCGCTTCGCCCGCGTCGAGCGCGCACCAGCGGAACCTGCTGATCGGCCGGGCCGTCGGCGGCCCGCCGTGGCTCTCGGCAGGGGAAGTGCGGTGGCTTCTGCTGGTGCGCCTGCGAGATCTGCTCGCGCCCGAGGCGGGCGCGAGCCCGGAGCTGGTGACGTTCCTCGTCGACCGGCTGAACGAGGGGTTCACGCCCGCCGTGCCGAGGACCGGCCTGGGCAGTGCCGGTGAGATCATCCCGCTGGCGCACGCCTTCCAGACCTTTCTCGGCGTCGGGACCGTGCTGATGGACGGTGTCGAGACGCCCGCGTCGGAGGTGCTGGCGAGGCCGTACGAACCGGGTCCCAAGGAAGGCGCGACCCTCATCCAGGGCTCGCCACTGGCCGAGACGCTCGCGGCCTTCGCGCTCACCGAGGTCCGGCGGCTCATCGACGCGCAGACGCTGGCGGCCGCGATCGCGATCGACGTCCTCGGCGCGCCGCAAGCGATCTATCGCCCCTCACTCGCGGGAGACGACCGGGTGCTCCGCTCGGTCCTTCTCGAGGTGGGCGGACTGATCCACGGTGCCCTCGAACGGGGCGAGGTCGTGCAAGGACCCGTGTCCGTACGGGTCGCCCCGCGCGGGATCGCCCATCTGACGCGGGTCGCGGGGGAACTGGACGAGGTGCTCGGACGCTCGGCGCCGACCGATTCACCGGTGTTCCTGGACGGCGAGTTCGTGTCCACCACGGGGTTCCACGCCGTCGAACTCGGGCTGCGGATGGACGCGGTGACGGCTGCGCTGGTGCATCTCGGCGAAGTCAGCGCGCAGCGGACGCACCGGTTGCTCGACGAGCGGTTCAGTGGCCTGCCCGCGCAGCTCGCGATGGATCCTGGGCCGCAGGCGGGGCTGGTCCCGTTGCACAAACGCGCCGTGGGGGAACTGCACGCGCTGCGGCGGCTGGCCACGCCCGCGACGTTGGGTTCTGTCGACACCTCCGCCGGCCAAGAAGATGTGCAGGCGTTCGCCTGGGCGGCGGGGAATCAGCTCCGCGACGCTTGCGCGCGGATGTTCGCCATCACGGCCTGTGAGCTGATCACGGGTTCGCAGGCGCGGTGGCTGGCCGACGGGGAGGGAGCGCCCGGGCTGCGCGCGACCTATGAGTGGCTGCGGGAACTGGTGCCGCCGGTGGAGGTGGACCGGTCATTGGGGCCGGAGGTGACGGCTTTGGTTTCGGTGCTCAGGTCCGGGCGTCCGCGCGCGACTGGATCGCCAGCCCGCGCGGAGTCACCCAGCGGGTGA
- a CDS encoding ABC transporter permease subunit produces the protein MSILDQAVEWLGEPNRWSWTDPAGVPYRTVEHLQFSLVALAISAVLTIPPALWLAHHRRAQFLATSAVNIGRAIPSFGLVILFWFLASRLEVDTTFWPLMLALVALALPPLFTNTYAGVLQLEQETVDAARGTGHREWQIMLRLELPLASPVILAGARVAFLQLVATVAIGAIVNDGGGLGRYIVDGFALGDPGHGEILAGGIAVVILALVCEGVFALVTRWVTPRGLAIQSRADART, from the coding sequence ATGAGCATCCTCGACCAGGCCGTCGAGTGGCTGGGCGAACCGAATCGCTGGAGCTGGACCGATCCGGCGGGTGTGCCGTACCGGACGGTCGAGCATCTCCAGTTCTCCTTGGTGGCACTGGCGATTTCGGCCGTGCTGACGATCCCGCCCGCGTTGTGGCTGGCGCATCACCGCCGCGCGCAGTTCCTCGCGACGAGCGCGGTGAACATCGGCCGCGCGATTCCCAGCTTCGGGCTGGTGATCCTGTTCTGGTTCCTGGCTTCCCGGCTGGAGGTCGACACGACGTTCTGGCCGCTGATGCTCGCGCTGGTGGCCTTGGCGCTGCCGCCGTTGTTCACGAACACCTACGCGGGCGTCTTGCAGCTGGAGCAGGAAACCGTCGACGCCGCCCGCGGAACCGGTCACCGCGAGTGGCAGATCATGCTGCGCCTGGAGTTGCCGCTCGCGTCACCGGTCATCCTCGCGGGTGCCCGCGTCGCGTTCCTGCAACTGGTGGCGACCGTGGCGATCGGCGCGATCGTCAATGACGGCGGCGGGCTCGGACGGTACATTGTGGACGGTTTCGCCCTCGGTGATCCCGGCCACGGCGAGATTCTGGCGGGCGGCATCGCGGTCGTCATCCTGGCTTTGGTGTGCGAGGGCGTTTTCGCGCTCGTCACCCGCTGGGTGACTCCGCGCGGGCTGGCGATCCAGTCGCGCGCGGACGCCCGGACCTGA
- a CDS encoding ABC transporter permease, producing the protein MFPVPAQGGRPLFEWRWVDRHLDEIFERLGEHITLTAAALAIGLVVSIGVSVISLRRRWFYVFALSVAGSLYVIPSLGAFAVLVPFTGLTSFTTAVIPLATYTLLILIRNIVTGVEQVPKEVREAAIGMGFTRSRLLWQVELPLALPVVIAGLRVAAVTTIGLVTVTSMLGKGGLGYFIRNGIQTTTPNPTSIIVGVGLSVVLAVVVDLLLWLGGRALAPWSRKAAR; encoded by the coding sequence GTGTTCCCCGTCCCCGCCCAGGGCGGACGGCCGCTCTTCGAATGGCGGTGGGTGGACCGCCATCTCGACGAGATCTTCGAGCGGCTCGGCGAGCACATCACGTTGACCGCGGCGGCGCTCGCCATCGGGCTGGTGGTGTCGATCGGTGTTTCCGTGATTTCGCTGCGTCGCCGGTGGTTCTACGTGTTCGCGTTGAGCGTGGCGGGGTCGTTGTACGTCATTCCCAGTCTCGGCGCCTTCGCCGTACTGGTGCCCTTCACCGGGCTGACCTCCTTCACCACCGCGGTCATCCCCTTGGCGACGTACACGTTGCTGATCCTCATCCGCAACATCGTCACCGGTGTCGAGCAAGTGCCCAAGGAAGTCCGGGAAGCCGCAATAGGCATGGGTTTCACGCGTTCGCGGCTGCTGTGGCAGGTCGAACTGCCGCTCGCGCTGCCGGTGGTGATCGCGGGACTGCGGGTCGCGGCGGTGACCACGATCGGGCTGGTGACGGTGACTTCCATGCTCGGCAAGGGCGGGCTCGGGTACTTCATCCGTAACGGGATCCAAACCACGACACCGAACCCGACGTCGATCATCGTCGGTGTCGGGCTTTCCGTGGTACTGGCCGTGGTGGTGGATCTGCTGTTGTGGCTCGGTGGGCGCGCGTTGGCGCCGTGGTCGCGGAAGGCGGCGCGATGA
- a CDS encoding class I SAM-dependent methyltransferase → MAGRALKPVGAPTRGTTNPNRLRRVDRWLASDPVVTRLLHRADEPLVVDLGYGASPVTTVEMARWLRPVRRDVRVLGLELDAERVAVAQSAVDRPWLDFRRGGFELAGTRPVLVRAFNVLRQYDEADVPGAWSLMLDAMPPGGLLVEGTCDEIGRLSTWVAVGSGGPRTLTLSVHLASLERPSTVAERLPKILIHRNVPGERVHDLLSTLDTCWATAAPHQNFGARARWAHTVHLLTARGWPVLNRPSRWRLGELTVPWSSVAPD, encoded by the coding sequence GTGGCTGGCCGAGCGCTGAAGCCGGTCGGGGCACCGACACGAGGGACGACCAACCCCAACCGGCTCCGCCGCGTGGACCGGTGGCTCGCGAGCGACCCCGTCGTGACGCGGCTGCTGCACCGCGCGGACGAACCGCTCGTGGTGGACCTCGGCTACGGCGCCTCGCCGGTGACCACGGTCGAGATGGCGCGGTGGCTGCGCCCGGTCCGGCGCGACGTCCGCGTGCTGGGCCTGGAACTGGACGCCGAACGGGTGGCCGTCGCGCAATCCGCCGTCGACCGGCCGTGGCTGGACTTCCGGCGAGGCGGCTTCGAACTCGCCGGGACCCGGCCGGTGCTGGTGCGCGCGTTCAACGTGCTGCGGCAGTACGACGAAGCCGACGTCCCGGGCGCCTGGTCGCTGATGCTGGACGCGATGCCGCCGGGCGGACTGCTCGTCGAAGGCACCTGCGACGAGATCGGGCGGCTGAGCACCTGGGTCGCCGTCGGCTCCGGCGGGCCACGCACCCTCACCCTTTCGGTCCATCTCGCCAGCCTGGAACGTCCGTCCACAGTGGCCGAACGTCTGCCCAAGATACTCATCCACCGCAACGTTCCCGGCGAACGCGTCCACGATCTGCTGTCCACTCTGGACACTTGCTGGGCGACGGCGGCGCCGCATCAGAACTTCGGCGCCCGCGCCCGCTGGGCACATACCGTGCACCTGCTCACCGCCCGGGGCTGGCCGGTGCTGAACCGGCCGTCGCGGTGGCGGCTGGGTGAACTCACCGTGCCGTGGTCGTCGGTGGCCCCGGACTAG
- a CDS encoding DUF2516 family protein gives MFVATWILIAIHWGGALTGLFAFVHALLQRADAYSAADRKTKPIWMLITGGATVVLTFFQFYGGGMILWLPALVAVLVYLVDVRPKLIEVQRGGRNW, from the coding sequence GTGTTCGTTGCCACCTGGATCCTCATCGCCATTCACTGGGGCGGCGCACTGACGGGGCTGTTCGCTTTCGTGCATGCGCTGCTGCAGCGCGCGGACGCGTATTCCGCCGCCGATCGCAAGACCAAGCCCATCTGGATGCTCATCACCGGCGGGGCCACCGTGGTGCTGACCTTCTTCCAGTTCTACGGCGGCGGCATGATCCTGTGGCTGCCCGCGCTGGTCGCGGTCCTGGTCTACCTCGTGGACGTTCGTCCCAAGCTCATCGAGGTCCAGCGCGGCGGCCGCAACTGGTGA
- a CDS encoding helix-turn-helix transcriptional regulator — MSDTNRDQPASGGPMEKVADLASDIGEYIRQQRSNAKISLRQLSKLAGVSNPYLSQIERGVRKPSAEILQQIAKGLRISAEALYVQAGILDLPTGGPVGDAIRADLELTERQKQVLLDVYESFRRENAAAKPAPATPEQAAESKESA, encoded by the coding sequence ATGTCAGACACCAACCGGGACCAGCCCGCATCGGGCGGGCCGATGGAGAAGGTCGCGGACCTCGCTTCCGACATCGGCGAGTACATCCGCCAGCAGCGCAGCAACGCGAAGATCTCCTTGCGGCAGCTGTCGAAACTCGCCGGCGTGTCCAATCCGTACCTGAGCCAGATCGAGCGCGGGGTCCGCAAACCCAGCGCGGAGATCCTGCAGCAGATCGCCAAAGGCCTGCGAATCTCGGCCGAGGCGCTCTACGTGCAAGCGGGAATCCTCGATCTGCCCACGGGCGGCCCGGTCGGCGACGCGATCCGCGCCGACCTCGAGCTGACCGAACGGCAGAAGCAGGTCCTGCTCGACGTCTACGAATCGTTCCGCCGCGAGAACGCCGCCGCGAAGCCGGCGCCGGCCACCCCAGAGCAAGCCGCCGAATCCAAGGAGTCAGCATGA
- a CDS encoding NADP-dependent oxidoreductase — MNATEIRLASRPHGVPALENFEIADVGIPTPGEGEILVRNQVLSVDPYMRGRMSSAKSYAEPYEVGKVMHGGAVGEVLESTVDDFQPGDIVLHGLGWRSHAVVAAKHAVKVDPEAAPITAYLGVLGMTGLTAYAGLLDVAEFKEGDTVFVSGAAGAVGSVVGQLAKLKGAKRVIGSAGTDEKVKWLTDELGFDAAFNYKDAPVAEQLRAAAPEGIDVYFDNVGGEHLEAAIDSINLHGRMAICGMISVYNNTEPAAAPRNLASIIAKRFTMRGMLVGDHYALQPQFVKEVAPLVASGELKYSETIVDGIRNAPQAFLDLLGGANTGKMLVRV, encoded by the coding sequence GTGAACGCAACCGAGATCCGGCTCGCCTCCCGTCCGCACGGTGTCCCGGCGCTCGAGAACTTCGAGATCGCCGACGTCGGGATCCCGACCCCGGGCGAGGGGGAGATCCTGGTCCGCAACCAGGTGCTGAGCGTGGATCCGTACATGCGCGGCCGGATGAGCAGTGCGAAGTCCTATGCCGAGCCGTACGAGGTCGGCAAGGTCATGCACGGCGGTGCCGTCGGTGAAGTGCTCGAGTCCACCGTGGACGACTTCCAGCCGGGCGACATCGTGCTGCACGGCCTCGGTTGGCGCTCCCACGCCGTCGTCGCGGCGAAGCACGCGGTGAAGGTCGACCCCGAGGCCGCGCCGATCACCGCCTACCTCGGCGTTCTCGGCATGACCGGGCTCACCGCGTACGCCGGACTGCTCGACGTCGCGGAGTTCAAGGAGGGCGACACCGTCTTCGTGTCCGGCGCGGCGGGCGCGGTCGGTTCCGTCGTCGGCCAGCTGGCGAAGCTGAAGGGCGCGAAGCGGGTCATCGGCAGCGCGGGCACCGACGAGAAGGTCAAGTGGCTGACCGACGAGCTGGGCTTCGACGCGGCGTTCAACTACAAGGACGCCCCGGTCGCCGAGCAGCTGCGCGCGGCGGCGCCCGAAGGCATCGACGTGTACTTCGACAACGTCGGCGGCGAACATCTCGAAGCGGCCATCGACTCGATCAACCTGCACGGCCGGATGGCGATCTGCGGGATGATCTCGGTCTACAACAACACCGAACCGGCCGCCGCGCCGCGCAACCTCGCGTCGATCATCGCGAAGCGGTTCACCATGCGCGGCATGCTGGTCGGCGACCACTACGCGCTCCAGCCGCAGTTCGTGAAGGAGGTCGCGCCGCTGGTCGCCTCCGGTGAGCTCAAGTACTCGGAGACCATTGTGGACGGTATCCGCAACGCGCCGCAGGCGTTCCTTGACCTGCTGGGCGGGGCGAACACCGGCAAGATGCTGGTCCGCGTCTGA
- a CDS encoding pyridoxamine 5'-phosphate oxidase family protein, which translates to MGTSEIKVIETHEALREHLGHPTERTKEKVLPFLDPHARTLIEHSPFYLLATASADGTCDVSPRGDPAGSVKVLDGKTLVLADRPGNKLLDSQTNILENPHAGLLFLVPGMNETLRINGRAKLIADAPFFDDLVIKGKRPALAILLEVEELYLHCAKAFLRSSLWKPETWPKRSELPTAGQIFRDQMKLDMAAETLDAALTEGALTTQY; encoded by the coding sequence ATGGGGACCTCAGAGATCAAAGTGATCGAGACGCACGAAGCGCTGCGTGAGCACCTCGGCCACCCGACGGAGCGGACGAAGGAGAAGGTCCTTCCCTTCCTCGACCCGCACGCGCGCACCCTGATCGAGCACTCACCGTTCTACCTGCTGGCGACGGCGTCGGCCGACGGGACCTGTGACGTCTCCCCGCGCGGCGACCCGGCCGGTTCCGTGAAGGTGCTCGACGGCAAGACGCTGGTGCTGGCCGACCGGCCGGGCAACAAGCTGCTCGACAGCCAGACCAACATCCTCGAGAACCCGCACGCCGGACTGCTGTTCCTGGTGCCGGGAATGAACGAGACGCTGCGGATCAACGGCCGCGCGAAACTGATCGCGGACGCGCCGTTCTTCGACGACCTCGTGATCAAGGGGAAGCGGCCCGCGCTGGCGATCCTGCTCGAGGTCGAAGAGCTGTACCTGCACTGCGCCAAGGCTTTCCTGCGGTCCTCGTTGTGGAAGCCGGAGACCTGGCCGAAGCGGTCCGAGCTGCCGACCGCCGGTCAGATCTTCCGCGACCAGATGAAGCTGGACATGGCGGCGGAGACGCTGGACGCCGCGCTGACCGAAGGCGCTCTCACGACGCAGTACTGA